In Synechococcus sp. CC9616, the following are encoded in one genomic region:
- a CDS encoding TIGR00180 family glycosyltransferase: MHEFVTIFIPTHNRHGLLMRNLVWLEQSGCQIVIADSSNTSFELEVDRLNSGSGHKGNILYFHMNNIDYYTKIVSALKAIKTTFTIMCPDDDFIIWKNIKYLVAEAVKSNAQTVVARDLSLKECKNGFDIEESSEYRKFGIKSQDNLLLHLKSAMSPIVCTYYQLHKTSMLLDLWSHMEKNKSLMPGNKLAEIVFRSGCFINGPVVFCDKIFRVLGYEPPLRSYDKSKAIQRYILNFSEEVRYLQDNGIFKDFVNIIASYINKHHPGLSHKSNEIALNFIINPMFRRMKSKHEILWKSRYSLGFDFSSDKDMFVRSNESLKYVFGISNDSYRLPEYFMNLESYFLSDESEWNNLIRLLSFLNKHKLEPL; the protein is encoded by the coding sequence ATGCATGAATTTGTAACTATATTTATTCCGACTCACAATCGTCATGGATTGTTGATGAGAAATCTTGTTTGGTTAGAGCAATCTGGATGTCAGATTGTAATCGCTGATAGCTCGAATACTTCTTTTGAATTAGAAGTTGATAGATTAAATTCTGGCTCGGGCCATAAGGGTAATATATTATATTTTCATATGAATAATATTGATTATTACACAAAGATTGTTTCTGCATTAAAGGCTATTAAAACAACTTTCACTATTATGTGCCCAGATGATGATTTTATAATATGGAAAAATATTAAATATCTTGTTGCAGAAGCTGTGAAGTCAAATGCTCAAACAGTTGTTGCGAGAGATTTAAGTTTAAAAGAATGTAAAAATGGTTTTGATATTGAAGAATCATCAGAATATAGAAAATTTGGGATAAAAAGTCAAGATAATCTTTTACTGCATTTGAAATCAGCGATGTCTCCAATTGTTTGTACATATTACCAACTTCATAAGACTTCAATGCTTCTAGACTTATGGTCTCACATGGAAAAGAATAAGAGTCTGATGCCTGGTAATAAGTTGGCTGAGATTGTTTTTCGCTCAGGCTGCTTTATTAATGGTCCTGTTGTTTTTTGTGATAAAATATTTAGAGTATTGGGTTATGAACCACCTTTAAGGTCATACGATAAGAGTAAAGCCATTCAAAGGTATATACTTAACTTCTCAGAGGAAGTAAGGTATCTTCAAGATAATGGTATTTTCAAGGATTTTGTCAACATAATTGCTTCATATATAAATAAGCATCATCCTGGCTTGTCACATAAGAGTAATGAGATAGCCTTGAATTTCATCATTAATCCTATGTTTCGAAGGATGAAATCAAAGCATGAAATTTTATGGAAATCGCGTTATTCATTAGGATTTGACTTTTCTAGTGACAAGGATATGTTTGTTCGCTCTAATGAATCGTTAAAGTACGTTTTTGGTATTAGTAATGATTCGTATCGCCTTCCCGAGTATTTCATGAATCTTGAATCATACTTTTTGTCTGATGAGAGTGAGTGGAATAACTTAATTAGACTATTATCCTTCCTGAATAAACACAAATTAGAACCTCTATAA